A section of the Gloeobacter violaceus PCC 7421 genome encodes:
- the leuC gene encoding 3-isopropylmalate dehydratase large subunit, which translates to MAVSRATLFDKVWDLHTVGTLASGQTQLFIGLHLIHEVTSPQAFAMLRERGLGVLYAERTVATVDHIVPTQSQQRPFADTLAEQMIRALEDNCAEFGIRFYNIGSGSQGIVHVIAPEQGFTQPGMTIACGDSHTATHGAFGAIAFGIGTSQVRDVLATQTLALDKLKVRRIEMNGSLHPGVFAKDVILHIIRKLGVKAGVGYAYEFAGTTFEAMNMEERMTVCNMAIEGGARCGYINPDAVTYAYLKGRDFAPQGADWERAVAWWENLRSDPDAQYDDTIHFDAAEIAPTVTWGITPGQGIAVDEIVPRPEELPGEDRPLAEEAYRYMDLAPGVPIVGTKVDVCFIGSCTNGRLSDLREAANLARGRHVAPGVKAFVVPGSERVKRQAEAEGLHEVFLEAGFEWREPGCSMCLAMNPDRLEGRQLSASSSNRNFKGRQGSASGRTLLMSPAMVVAAAVSGAVADVRALLEPTP; encoded by the coding sequence ATGGCCGTCAGCCGCGCAACGCTTTTTGACAAAGTCTGGGATCTGCACACGGTGGGCACTCTGGCCTCCGGTCAGACCCAGCTTTTTATCGGACTGCACCTGATTCATGAGGTGACCAGTCCCCAGGCCTTTGCGATGTTGCGCGAGCGAGGTTTGGGGGTGCTCTATGCGGAACGGACAGTGGCGACAGTAGACCACATCGTGCCCACCCAGAGCCAGCAGCGGCCTTTTGCCGACACGCTGGCCGAGCAGATGATCCGCGCCCTCGAAGATAACTGTGCCGAATTCGGCATTCGCTTTTACAACATCGGTTCGGGTTCCCAGGGCATCGTGCACGTCATCGCCCCCGAGCAGGGGTTCACCCAGCCGGGCATGACCATCGCCTGCGGCGACAGCCATACCGCCACCCACGGCGCTTTCGGCGCCATCGCCTTCGGCATCGGCACCAGCCAGGTGCGCGACGTGCTCGCCACCCAGACGCTCGCCCTAGACAAGCTCAAAGTGCGCCGCATCGAGATGAACGGCAGCCTGCACCCGGGGGTGTTTGCCAAGGATGTGATTTTGCACATCATCCGCAAGCTCGGTGTCAAAGCCGGGGTGGGCTATGCCTACGAATTTGCCGGCACCACCTTCGAGGCGATGAATATGGAAGAGCGGATGACCGTCTGCAATATGGCCATCGAGGGCGGTGCCCGCTGCGGCTACATCAACCCCGACGCCGTCACCTACGCCTACCTCAAAGGCCGCGACTTCGCCCCCCAGGGCGCCGACTGGGAGCGGGCGGTCGCCTGGTGGGAGAACCTGCGCTCCGACCCCGACGCCCAGTACGACGACACCATACACTTCGATGCCGCCGAGATTGCCCCCACCGTCACCTGGGGCATCACCCCGGGTCAGGGGATTGCCGTCGACGAGATCGTTCCCCGGCCGGAGGAACTCCCCGGCGAAGATCGGCCTCTGGCGGAAGAAGCTTATCGCTACATGGATCTGGCCCCAGGGGTGCCCATCGTCGGCACCAAGGTCGATGTCTGCTTCATCGGCAGCTGCACCAACGGACGTCTGAGCGATCTGCGCGAAGCAGCCAATCTCGCCCGGGGCCGGCATGTCGCCCCGGGCGTCAAAGCTTTCGTCGTCCCCGGCTCCGAGCGCGTCAAGCGGCAGGCTGAAGCCGAGGGTCTGCACGAAGTCTTTTTAGAAGCCGGTTTCGAGTGGCGCGAGCCCGGCTGTTCGATGTGCCTGGCGATGAACCCCGACCGGCTCGAAGGCCGCCAACTGAGCGCCTCCTCCTCCAACCGCAACTTCAAGGGTCGCCAGGGCTCAGCCTCCGGCCGCACGCTGCTGATGAGCCCGGCGATGGTGGTGGCCGCTGCCGTGAGCGGTGCGGTCGCCGACGTTCGCGCCCTATTGGAGCCCACCCCATGA
- the leuD gene encoding 3-isopropylmalate dehydratase small subunit, which translates to MSRIVSIEGRAMPLPGHDIDTDRIIPARFLRCVTFDGLGEAVFADDRRQSGQHPFDAPHHQGARILVVGRNFGCGSSREHAPQALAKWGIRAIVGESYAEIFFGNCVAIGLPCATARQAHIEHLHTAVAEDPQIPLTLDLEALEVRLPQSRVPVEMPAGAHRMFLAGTWDATGQLRAGLAAIREIAGRLPYVDWGSPPGSSLGKAG; encoded by the coding sequence ATGAGCCGCATCGTCAGTATCGAAGGCCGGGCCATGCCGCTACCGGGCCACGACATCGACACCGACCGGATCATCCCGGCGCGTTTTTTGCGCTGCGTCACCTTCGATGGTCTGGGCGAAGCGGTCTTTGCCGACGACCGCCGCCAGAGCGGGCAGCACCCCTTCGACGCGCCCCACCATCAGGGGGCGCGCATTCTGGTGGTCGGCCGGAACTTCGGCTGCGGCTCCAGCCGCGAGCACGCCCCCCAGGCCCTTGCCAAGTGGGGCATCCGGGCCATCGTGGGCGAGAGCTATGCGGAGATTTTCTTCGGCAACTGTGTCGCCATCGGCCTTCCCTGCGCAACCGCTCGGCAGGCGCACATCGAGCACCTGCACACAGCCGTTGCCGAGGATCCGCAGATCCCCCTCACCCTCGACCTCGAAGCCCTCGAAGTGCGCCTGCCGCAGTCGCGCGTGCCCGTAGAGATGCCTGCGGGGGCACACCGGATGTTTCTGGCCGGCACCTGGGATGCCACCGGTCAATTGCGCGCGGGCCTGGCCGCCATTCGAGAGATTGCCGGGCGCTTGCCCTATGTGGATTGGGGATCCCCCCCCGGCTCTTCCCTTGGCAAGGCGGGATAG
- a CDS encoding DoxX family protein, with product MSAFVIVAGTLHFLIPAPFIKIVPDYLPAHALLVYVSGFFEILGGIGLLIPPFRRAAAWGLVALFIAVFPANINMAVNDIVLDGIPHIPLLYWLRLPFQAVLIAWAWWLSRPEPNPAAIT from the coding sequence ATGAGCGCGTTTGTGATTGTCGCAGGCACTCTGCACTTTCTCATCCCGGCACCATTTATCAAAATCGTGCCCGACTACCTGCCTGCCCACGCATTGCTCGTCTACGTGAGCGGTTTTTTTGAGATCCTGGGCGGCATCGGTCTGCTGATCCCGCCCTTTCGTCGAGCGGCTGCCTGGGGACTCGTCGCTCTGTTCATCGCCGTTTTTCCTGCCAATATCAATATGGCCGTCAACGATATCGTCCTGGACGGAATCCCTCACATTCCACTGCTGTACTGGCTGAGACTACCCTTTCAGGCAGTACTCATCGCCTGGGCCTGGTGGCTGAGCCGTCCCGAACCCAATCCTGCTGCAATCACCTAG
- a CDS encoding DUF1816 domain-containing protein, which translates to MKYKHWTITTHRANVGFLAVLVDPQGLYEFGPFDSAEEAADSVDRHAPDLASEGWQIVGQKLLQQECLFGHTVSQAGVV; encoded by the coding sequence ATGAAATACAAACATTGGACCATTACTACCCACCGGGCAAACGTGGGCTTCCTGGCGGTTCTCGTCGACCCCCAGGGTTTGTACGAATTCGGTCCTTTCGACAGTGCAGAGGAAGCGGCGGACTCGGTCGACAGGCACGCGCCCGACCTCGCCTCCGAGGGATGGCAGATAGTCGGCCAAAAGTTGCTCCAGCAAGAATGTCTCTTCGGCCATACCGTCTCCCAGGCTGGGGTAGTTTGA
- a CDS encoding DUF29 family protein, whose product MARSHRETLCCSKTLEMSPSLNNYPQQVQGEEYALARELAAAETGLPLAMFAELRPFSLEEVFDSGYLPVGIDSGASYESLWQEAIHLAKLSVKSQQPTQDLP is encoded by the coding sequence TTGGCACGCTCGCATCGCGAAACCCTATGCTGTTCAAAGACACTGGAGATGAGTCCCAGTCTCAATAACTACCCACAGCAGGTCCAGGGTGAGGAGTATGCTCTGGCGCGCGAGCTTGCCGCGGCGGAGACCGGACTTCCACTGGCAATGTTTGCAGAACTGCGCCCCTTCTCGCTTGAAGAGGTTTTCGATTCAGGCTATTTACCAGTCGGAATTGACTCTGGCGCCTCCTACGAGAGCCTCTGGCAGGAGGCCATCCATTTGGCGAAGTTATCTGTCAAGTCACAACAGCCGACACAGGATCTTCCTTAA
- a CDS encoding ABC transporter ATP-binding protein, producing the protein MAIALELVALTKRYGSQRAVDGLSLQIPEGMFYALLGPNGAGKTTTLRMVAGLLAPDSGEALILGHSITREPAAAKQALAYLPDDPLLYGKLRPMEYLEFVCGLWDVPAIEAEPRARELLKQLGLWEVCGQLVETFSRGMKQKLALAGAFVHRPRVIVLDEPLTGLDAAAARLVKDMLAEHVAQGNTVILTTHIMEVAERLAQRIGIINRGRLVAEGTLEQLRLRSGEVDGTLESVFLELVDRQDG; encoded by the coding sequence ATGGCCATTGCTCTGGAACTGGTTGCCCTCACCAAGCGCTACGGCTCGCAGCGAGCGGTCGACGGTTTGAGCCTGCAGATTCCCGAGGGAATGTTCTACGCGCTGCTGGGACCCAACGGTGCGGGCAAAACGACGACTCTCAGGATGGTCGCGGGATTGCTCGCTCCCGACAGCGGCGAGGCACTGATCCTGGGCCACAGCATCACCCGGGAGCCGGCCGCTGCGAAGCAGGCGCTCGCCTACTTGCCGGATGATCCGCTGCTGTACGGCAAACTGCGGCCGATGGAGTATCTGGAATTTGTCTGCGGCCTGTGGGATGTTCCGGCTATCGAGGCTGAGCCCCGCGCCCGCGAGCTGCTCAAGCAACTGGGTCTGTGGGAAGTGTGCGGGCAGTTGGTCGAGACGTTCTCGCGGGGCATGAAACAAAAACTTGCCCTCGCCGGTGCCTTTGTGCACCGGCCGCGAGTGATTGTCCTCGATGAGCCGCTCACCGGTCTGGATGCGGCTGCCGCCCGCTTGGTCAAGGATATGCTTGCCGAACACGTCGCCCAGGGCAACACGGTGATCCTCACCACCCACATCATGGAAGTGGCCGAACGTCTGGCGCAGCGCATCGGGATTATCAACCGCGGGCGGCTGGTGGCCGAGGGAACGCTCGAACAGTTGCGCTTGCGCAGCGGCGAGGTGGACGGCACGCTGGAGTCGGTCTTTCTGGAACTGGTCGATAGGCAGGATGGATGA
- the cobD gene encoding threonine-phosphate decarboxylase CobD yields the protein MIQTPLPAHGGDRQWAARIARCRIEELVDFSASINPLGPPPGVQAAYGEGFADLLHYPAPHGSDLQSALAARLGIEPERIVCGNGAAELLTWAGRECARAGRTVLPIPAFGDYRRALAAFDAPYISVPLAADFSLPKTLPPGDAVMLANPHNPSGYLYSPTALAALFDRFKLLIFDEAFIDFLDDPAAFSALCGPAHPGLIVIRSLTKFYSLPGLRLGYAVLPVAMAARWQAWRDPWPVNALAQHLGVAALADLDFERRTRAWLGPARSRLAAGLALLPGLTVLPGAANFLLVQSAASAVHLQAELLRRHRLLIRHCTSYDGLGERYFRVAVRGESENDLLTGALAEILAKTPATSRVDGCASSPPPSTDPVHPE from the coding sequence GTGATTCAAACACCCCTTCCTGCCCACGGCGGCGACCGCCAATGGGCGGCACGGATCGCCCGCTGCCGCATCGAAGAACTTGTGGATTTCTCTGCCAGCATCAACCCCCTCGGTCCCCCCCCTGGGGTACAGGCCGCCTACGGCGAGGGTTTTGCCGATCTATTGCATTACCCCGCTCCCCACGGCAGCGACCTGCAATCGGCCCTCGCCGCCCGCCTGGGAATCGAGCCCGAGCGCATCGTCTGCGGCAACGGGGCGGCGGAACTGCTCACCTGGGCGGGCCGCGAGTGCGCCCGCGCCGGACGGACCGTGCTACCGATACCCGCTTTTGGCGATTACCGCCGCGCCCTCGCCGCCTTTGACGCCCCGTATATTTCTGTACCACTCGCAGCCGATTTTTCACTGCCAAAGACACTGCCGCCGGGCGATGCGGTGATGCTCGCCAATCCCCACAATCCCTCCGGCTATCTCTACTCCCCGACCGCCCTCGCAGCGTTGTTCGACCGCTTCAAGCTGCTTATCTTCGACGAAGCGTTCATCGATTTTCTCGACGACCCGGCGGCATTTTCGGCGCTTTGCGGCCCCGCGCACCCGGGGCTGATCGTGATTCGCTCGCTCACCAAATTCTATAGTTTGCCGGGGTTACGGCTGGGCTACGCCGTGCTGCCGGTGGCGATGGCGGCGCGCTGGCAAGCCTGGCGCGATCCATGGCCTGTCAATGCCCTTGCCCAACACCTGGGAGTAGCGGCCCTGGCGGATCTCGATTTCGAGCGGCGCACCCGCGCCTGGCTTGGCCCGGCCCGCTCCCGCCTCGCCGCGGGCCTTGCGCTCCTGCCGGGGCTGACGGTCCTGCCGGGGGCGGCCAACTTCTTGCTGGTGCAGAGCGCCGCCTCGGCGGTGCACCTGCAGGCCGAATTACTGCGCCGCCATCGCCTGCTCATCCGCCACTGCACCAGCTACGACGGTCTTGGCGAGCGTTATTTTCGGGTGGCGGTGCGCGGCGAATCCGAGAATGATCTGCTCACTGGCGCTCTAGCCGAGATTCTTGCTAAAACCCCAGCGACGAGCCGAGTCGACGGCTGCGCCAGTAGCCCGCCGCCATCAACAGACCCAGTGCATCCAGAGTAA
- a CDS encoding HU family DNA-binding protein has translation MNKGELVDAVAKKAKLAKKDVDAIVGAAFDVIVEAVSRGDKVTLVGFGSFEPRKRAAREGRNPKTREKMTIAATTVPAFSAGKQFREAVSGSAQAD, from the coding sequence ATGAACAAAGGTGAATTAGTGGACGCCGTCGCCAAGAAAGCCAAGCTGGCCAAAAAGGACGTCGATGCGATCGTGGGTGCGGCCTTCGATGTGATTGTCGAAGCGGTCTCGCGGGGCGACAAAGTCACCCTGGTGGGTTTCGGTTCGTTTGAACCGCGCAAGCGCGCCGCCCGCGAAGGCCGCAATCCCAAGACCCGCGAGAAGATGACCATCGCCGCGACGACCGTGCCGGCTTTTTCGGCGGGCAAGCAGTTTCGAGAAGCCGTCTCCGGTTCTGCCCAAGCGGACTAA
- the mrdA gene encoding penicillin-binding protein 2 yields the protein MQLQAERRDKRTSGGDNRGLVLAGVAALLLGGVGLRLTYLQVIQGPHHRELAENNRIRLVPIRPPRGRILDRYGRVLATNRLSFSVFLEPMQLKPKEWPAALARLSLFIKVPADKLEEKLKAAGYNSPYPVRVLQNVEPQLVTVLREHIQELPGVKVDVEWMRFYPNGPVASHLLGYTGEISEQQLAERKEQGYRLGDIIGKAGVERLLEEKLHGEWGGEQVEVDAAGQVVRVIGEVQPKAGQDVRLSIDLALQKTAEAALNSRKKRGAVVAMDPRNGQVLAIASAPSYDANILSGRISEQDWRRLQTPDRPLLNRAVRPYPTASTFKIIMTAAALESGKFNPNSRLATFGGLRIGGRVFRDHNGRGFGTIGFIRALSQSSDTFYYQVGLRIGPDEIAKWSRNFGFGSRTDIGLQSESRGLVPTPEWLKRRFGRQWFGGDTANTSIGQGMVLSTPLQNAVMVGAIANGGFRVQPHLVLDSRPGLSPVGLSPTTLATIRQGLSEVVRSGTARRALSMPDLPNAGKTGTAEHGARKGGRTHALYVGYAPTPAPEIAVSVLLENGGHGGSDAAPIAKKIYQTYFVARGKKSAALSPKHVE from the coding sequence GTGCAACTGCAGGCAGAGCGGCGCGACAAACGCACCAGCGGCGGCGACAACCGGGGATTGGTGCTGGCGGGGGTGGCGGCCCTGCTGTTGGGGGGTGTCGGGTTGCGGCTGACCTATCTGCAGGTCATCCAGGGTCCACATCACCGCGAACTGGCCGAGAACAACCGCATCCGCCTGGTGCCCATTCGCCCGCCCCGCGGCCGTATCCTCGATCGTTACGGTCGGGTGCTCGCCACCAACCGGCTTTCTTTTTCGGTGTTTCTAGAACCGATGCAGCTCAAGCCCAAGGAATGGCCCGCCGCACTGGCGCGTTTGAGCCTTTTTATCAAAGTGCCCGCCGACAAGCTCGAAGAAAAGCTCAAAGCCGCCGGGTACAACTCGCCCTATCCCGTGCGCGTCTTGCAAAACGTCGAACCGCAGCTGGTGACCGTTTTGCGCGAGCACATCCAGGAGTTGCCGGGGGTCAAAGTCGACGTCGAGTGGATGCGCTTCTACCCGAACGGTCCAGTCGCGAGCCATCTGCTGGGCTACACCGGTGAAATTTCAGAGCAGCAGCTGGCCGAACGCAAGGAGCAGGGCTACCGCCTGGGGGACATCATCGGCAAAGCCGGTGTCGAGCGGCTGCTGGAGGAGAAATTGCACGGCGAGTGGGGCGGCGAACAGGTCGAGGTGGACGCCGCCGGACAGGTGGTGCGCGTCATCGGCGAAGTGCAGCCCAAAGCCGGGCAGGACGTGCGCCTTTCGATCGACCTGGCGCTGCAAAAGACCGCCGAGGCCGCCCTCAACTCCCGCAAGAAGCGCGGAGCGGTGGTGGCGATGGACCCGCGCAACGGCCAGGTTCTCGCCATCGCCTCCGCCCCCTCCTACGACGCCAACATTCTCTCGGGCCGAATTTCCGAGCAGGACTGGCGGCGCTTGCAGACCCCCGATCGGCCCCTGCTCAACCGGGCGGTGCGGCCTTACCCCACGGCGAGCACCTTCAAGATCATCATGACCGCCGCCGCGCTCGAAAGCGGCAAGTTCAACCCCAACAGCCGCCTGGCCACCTTCGGGGGACTGCGCATCGGCGGGCGCGTCTTTCGCGATCACAACGGCCGCGGCTTCGGCACGATCGGTTTTATCCGTGCCCTCTCCCAAAGCAGCGACACGTTTTACTATCAAGTGGGCCTGCGCATCGGTCCCGACGAGATTGCCAAGTGGTCGCGCAATTTTGGCTTCGGCAGCCGCACCGACATCGGCCTGCAAAGCGAATCGCGCGGCCTAGTGCCCACCCCCGAGTGGCTGAAGCGCCGCTTCGGGCGCCAGTGGTTCGGAGGGGACACCGCCAACACCTCGATCGGCCAGGGTATGGTGCTCTCGACCCCACTGCAAAACGCGGTCATGGTCGGCGCCATCGCCAACGGCGGTTTCCGCGTGCAGCCCCATCTGGTGCTCGACAGCCGCCCGGGGCTCTCGCCGGTGGGGCTCTCCCCCACCACCCTCGCCACGATCCGCCAGGGCCTCAGCGAGGTGGTCCGCAGCGGCACCGCCCGCCGCGCTCTGTCGATGCCCGATTTGCCCAACGCCGGTAAGACCGGCACTGCCGAACATGGTGCGCGCAAGGGCGGCCGCACCCACGCCCTCTACGTCGGCTACGCCCCCACCCCCGCCCCTGAGATTGCTGTATCCGTTTTGCTCGAGAACGGCGGCCATGGCGGCTCCGACGCCGCCCCGATTGCAAAGAAAATTTACCAGACTTACTTCGTCGCCAGGGGTAAAAAAAGTGCTGCGCTCTCTCCAAAGCATGTAGAATAA
- a CDS encoding prepilin-type N-terminal cleavage/methylation domain-containing protein, producing the protein MGNWTGRRQAGAAKGFTLIELLVVVVIVGILAAVAAPNLIGQTDKARTTEATAVLASIKNGQAEYNFKHPGEFVTIGQPTAAGQTRVPAKKTDYITSETDLGNPATPNTEQEQTEFQQILGISVGQGTAGARWNFATAGHASVFNPEGDVLVPSGAASGEGGTAQDYVAIAKGLDGTNETARLGAQIVHSQNRTLLDAKRQ; encoded by the coding sequence ATGGGTAATTGGACAGGGCGTCGGCAGGCGGGCGCAGCGAAGGGTTTTACGCTCATCGAACTGCTGGTGGTCGTGGTGATCGTGGGCATTCTGGCCGCCGTCGCGGCGCCGAATCTGATCGGCCAGACGGACAAGGCCCGCACCACCGAGGCGACGGCGGTGCTCGCCAGCATCAAAAACGGTCAGGCCGAATACAACTTCAAGCATCCGGGTGAATTTGTGACCATCGGCCAGCCCACCGCGGCGGGCCAGACCCGCGTGCCGGCCAAGAAGACCGACTACATCACTTCTGAAACCGACCTGGGCAATCCCGCCACCCCCAATACCGAACAGGAGCAGACCGAGTTCCAGCAGATTCTCGGTATCTCCGTCGGTCAGGGGACCGCCGGGGCGCGCTGGAACTTTGCCACCGCCGGCCACGCCAGTGTCTTCAATCCCGAAGGCGATGTGCTGGTGCCGTCTGGAGCGGCCAGCGGCGAGGGCGGCACCGCCCAGGACTACGTGGCGATTGCCAAGGGCCTGGACGGCACCAACGAGACCGCCCGCCTCGGCGCCCAGATCGTCCACAGCCAGAACCGCACGCTGCTCGATGCCAAACGGCAGTAA